The segment TGACAAAGGGATTTACGAATGCGTGCTAGTCAtcgttttttcaaatattgtaTTTTAGATCTTGATTAAAAGGTAAGaaagaatttgttaatttcataCTCTAGTTTTATTCTTTCCCGCCTCCATTTTTCTCTAACACTGTGGGGACCCTAGGGTCTGCATGTCGCCATTTTCTCCCCGCCAGGCGTTCACCTAAACCTAACCTAAATCCTAAGTCCTCCACGTGCAGAACATCAATCGTATTGTGTTAGAAgtgttgagtattttttttcattgaaaaatgacaaacAAGTCACTGAAACGGAaaagggaaatggaaaatgtgaAGCAAGGAATACCTAAGGACGAGGGAGAAGTCCTTCCTGCTAAGAGGTCGTCAGATGAGCCACCAGTTAAAAGGGTTGGTTGTTCATGTCATTTCGATGTCATTATTGGAATATTATTCAGAAGAAGAAAAGATtggaattgagtttttttgttcGATCTAAATTCATCTCTTGAGAGATCGATGGaacattcattaataatgCAACAAAAACAACAGACGAGTGTATAGGATTTCTATGTAATCATACAATTTATTGTAGAGCTTATGATGCAAGTGCGTTGTCCTGATATAAAATCCAAACTGTTGACTTTCTTCCATACTCCTGATAGATACAGCAAGAGAAACGGATAATTGTCAATCGTTTATAACTCGACACCAgtggaatgaaaatatcattgaaatgaaaacaaatttttttatttcaaaaactcAAAACTGAGATCTGATGTATTCAAATTCCGTGGTTCATTCAGCAGATAACGCTGAGCGAACTAAGGTCACTCTGTTTCATCCACCTCTTTACTTCCAGGAAAAATGGACGAACCGACAAAGGGTCTTGGTCTTCGCGTCCAGAGGGATAAATCATCGAGACCGTCACTTGATGGAGGATTTGAAGTCACTCATGCCTCATCATCGAACAGAAGCTAAAATGGAAAGGCAGAAGAACCTCCAGGTGGTGAACGAGATTTGCGAAGCCAAAAATTGTAACAAGgcggttttattcgaagggaggaggaAGAGAGATCTCtacatgtggttttcaaatgtcaAAAGTGGTCCCTCTGCCAAATTTTtggttgagaatagtaagttaatctggcaattccatattgtcttttcaaatttatttcctacttctgtcctaatctttgaatttctattttccaatgaggttttgattttttgcttttttttttttcattttctcattttaattcattaactttttgaaacgttcaaatttatttaaactatcaattttcacagtttacacaatgggagaaatgaaagtgacaggcaattgcctaaagggatcacgtccaattctctccttcgatgagaacttttcaaaaaatcctcactacgccct is part of the Diachasmimorpha longicaudata isolate KC_UGA_2023 unplaced genomic scaffold, iyDiaLong2 ctg00000134.1, whole genome shotgun sequence genome and harbors:
- the LOC135171995 gene encoding ribosome biogenesis protein BRX1 homolog, yielding MTNKSLKRKREMENVKQGIPKDEGEVLPAKRSSDEPPVKREKWTNRQRVLVFASRGINHRDRHLMEDLKSLMPHHRTEAKMERQKNLQVVNEICEAKNCNKAVLFEGRRKRDLYMWFSNVKSGPSAKFLVENIYTMGEMKVTGNCLKGSRPILSFDENFSKNPHYALLRELFTQIFGVPNHHPKSKPFFDHIYTFSVLDNRIYFRNYQILTEDGGLAEIGPRFILNPVKIFAGSFGGETLWDNYFYISPAKYRQAVNKKAGGKYINRLEQKTAQKAHKPEVSYAFNPLDDIFK